A stretch of the Chitinophagaceae bacterium genome encodes the following:
- a CDS encoding alpha/beta hydrolase, with protein MGWLILSFIILYVLYCLAFILLQPYLIFRPEKLKDDYVFNPKVSFKELNTHAADGTKLNGILLQPEAKKGIIIYFHGNWKNLDNYLPFTKKFTDLGFSVLLPDYRSYGKSEGRLTEQLFFSDTEHWYRIAVNICAAEKIFIYGRSLGTAAATYLAAHQPCRQLILETPFANMYDIGRRYGMLFPDGNYLRFSFRTDVLIQSVKIPILILHGNKDEVVSIKSGKKLKQFLKERDQFVVIENGRHKNLHQFQAYHLALNNFLDSGEL; from the coding sequence ATGGGTTGGCTGATCTTAAGCTTCATCATATTATACGTTCTATATTGCCTTGCTTTCATTTTACTTCAACCCTATTTGATTTTCCGGCCTGAAAAATTGAAGGATGATTATGTATTCAATCCGAAGGTTTCCTTCAAAGAACTAAATACACACGCAGCCGATGGTACAAAGCTGAATGGAATATTGCTGCAACCTGAAGCAAAAAAAGGCATCATTATTTACTTTCATGGTAATTGGAAAAACCTCGACAACTATTTACCATTCACTAAAAAATTTACTGATCTTGGTTTCAGTGTGCTATTGCCTGACTACAGAAGTTATGGTAAAAGTGAAGGCCGGTTAACAGAACAACTTTTCTTTTCCGATACAGAACATTGGTACAGGATAGCGGTTAATATTTGTGCAGCCGAAAAAATTTTCATTTATGGACGATCCTTAGGAACTGCCGCTGCAACCTATCTGGCTGCACACCAACCGTGCAGACAGCTTATCCTGGAAACACCTTTTGCAAACATGTACGACATTGGAAGAAGATACGGTATGTTGTTTCCGGATGGAAACTATCTGCGCTTTAGTTTCAGAACAGATGTCTTAATACAGTCGGTCAAAATTCCTATCCTGATCCTGCATGGAAATAAGGACGAAGTCGTCTCCATCAAATCAGGAAAAAAACTGAAGCAATTTCTAAAAGAGCGGGATCAGTTTGTTGTGATAGAAAATGGACGTCATAAAAACCTCCATCAGTTTCAAGCGTATCATCTTGCATTAAATAATTTCCTGGATTCGGGAGAGCTATAG
- a CDS encoding alpha/beta fold hydrolase — protein sequence MNILIYIGLAWVVVCVIIYFVQERFIFHPEKLPQNFKFQYDRPFTELFFDVERNVRINGLHFAVENPKGLILYFHGNTRSIKGWAKYSKDFTRYQYDLVMIDYRGFGKSTGKRSEDVMLKDAQFVYEELKKKYAEDQIIVYGRSIGSGFAVRVASLNTPRFCILDSPYYSFQHISSRYLPFLPMPFLLKYPIRADLWMEYVKCHTYILHGTKDKLIPISSSEQLVSIAPKRITLIRIEDGKHNNLPSFPQYHAFLRDILLY from the coding sequence ATGAACATTCTTATTTACATCGGGTTGGCATGGGTAGTGGTTTGTGTGATCATTTATTTTGTGCAGGAACGGTTTATTTTTCATCCTGAAAAACTGCCACAAAATTTCAAGTTTCAATATGACCGCCCGTTTACTGAATTGTTTTTTGATGTGGAGCGCAATGTCCGAATCAATGGTTTACACTTTGCAGTAGAAAACCCCAAAGGCCTCATCCTTTATTTTCATGGTAATACCCGGAGCATCAAAGGTTGGGCGAAGTATTCAAAAGATTTCACGAGGTACCAGTACGACCTGGTGATGATTGATTATCGCGGCTTTGGAAAAAGCACCGGTAAAAGATCAGAAGATGTGATGCTGAAAGATGCGCAGTTTGTGTATGAAGAACTGAAGAAAAAATATGCAGAAGACCAGATCATTGTATATGGAAGAAGCATAGGAAGCGGATTTGCGGTGCGTGTTGCAAGTTTAAATACACCCAGGTTTTGTATTCTTGATTCTCCTTACTACAGCTTTCAACATATTTCAAGTCGTTATCTTCCATTCCTTCCGATGCCATTTTTACTCAAGTATCCGATTCGGGCTGATCTGTGGATGGAATACGTAAAATGTCATACCTACATTCTTCATGGAACTAAAGACAAGCTGATTCCCATCAGTAGCAGTGAACAACTCGTTTCGATTGCACCAAAACGAATCACGCTCATCAGGATCGAAGATGGCAAGCATAATAATCTTCCGTCATTTCCTCAATATCACGCATTTTTGCGCGACATTTTATTGTACTAA
- a CDS encoding sigma-70 family RNA polymerase sigma factor, translating to MNSKPYELPGKLMSLSMFELRPNYNYAFTLEELRCVHYLICDYSINEVAEIFGLSQEATYKMRERTIKKANMQCFEGLVGWLFTHGIFVVKM from the coding sequence ATGAATAGCAAACCCTATGAATTGCCTGGCAAGTTAATGTCACTGTCTATGTTTGAGTTGCGACCAAACTATAATTATGCATTTACATTAGAGGAATTACGTTGTGTCCACTACCTGATCTGTGACTATAGCATCAATGAAGTAGCTGAAATATTTGGCTTATCACAAGAGGCTACTTACAAAATGCGTGAACGGACAATCAAAAAGGCGAATATGCAATGCTTTGAGGGACTAGTTGGATGGTTGTTCACTCATGGCATATTTGTAGTTAAAATGTGA